In Rhinoderma darwinii isolate aRhiDar2 unplaced genomic scaffold, aRhiDar2.hap1 Scaffold_43, whole genome shotgun sequence, a single genomic region encodes these proteins:
- the LOC142711566 gene encoding kazal-type serine protease inhibitor domain-containing protein 1-like, translating into MPGDGCPSVPQRCPAGRVKDHCGCCWECANVEGQMCDLPWQRHHYGTCGGELQCQVMAGHSNEPQCVCPTQESVCGTDRRTYKNICRLLEAARTRRRIVLNLAHTGPCQEAPILLSSPRDTVAVIGQSVILGCEVSAQPIAEMEWRKEGMERPLPGEQSHIIVQSRGGPQRRQVTGWLQIHQVKQRDDGLYTCRAWNMFGEVSGSGRLRVISPDSPLASEVTHHLVGVFDVSDDEDDPSREGPSGSHE; encoded by the exons ATGCCAGGAGACGGCTGCCCCTCCGTTCCCCAACGTTGTCCCGCTGGCAGAGTGAAGGATCATTGTGGCTGCTGCTGGGAGTGCGCCAATGTGGAGGGGCAGATGTGTGACCTGCCATGGCAGAGGCACCATTATGGCACATGCGGAGGGGAGCTGCAATGCCAGGTGATGGCCGGACACAGTAATGAACCCCAGTGTGTCTGCCCCACTCAGGAGAGCGTATGTGGAACCGACCGCCGGACCTACAAAAACATCTGCCGTTTACTGGAGGCCGCACGCACCCGCAGGAGGATAGTCCTGAACTTGGCGCATACTGGACCATGCCAAGAAG CTCCTATTCTGCTCAGTTCTCCTCGGGATACggtggctgtgattggtcagagtGTAATTCTAGGCTGTGAAGTTTCTGCACAACCAATAGCGGAGATGGAGTggaggaaggaggggatggaAAGACCCCTGCCGGGGGAGCAGAGCCATATCATCGTCCAG TCTCGAGGTGGTCCCCAGCGGCGTCAGGTGACCGGTTGGCTGCAGATTCATCAGGTCAAGCAGAGGGATGACGGCTTATACACGTGCCGGGCCTGGAACATGTTTGGAGAGGTGTCCGGCTCAGGGAGACTGCGAGTCATTTCACCAG ATTCTCCACTGGCCTCGGAAGTCACGCACCACCTGGTCGGGGTGTTTGATGTGTCAGATGATGAAGATGACCCGTCTAGAGAGGGGCCTTCAGGGTCACATGAGTGA